The Juglans regia cultivar Chandler chromosome 16, Walnut 2.0, whole genome shotgun sequence nucleotide sequence TTTGGTTAAGGCTTCCCCTGCCCCCGGTTGGAGTGGTGCGTTTTGCGTCCATTGGTCACGACTGGATGAAGGGACATGTGGTGGATTCAATTGAGTTGGTGGTTCAGTTACTCTGTTTACTGTTGCATAGCTTGGTGACCTGGTGGGGGGGCGGACAAGTTGTAATTCAATTTTCATAGCCAAGTTGACTTCTTCCGATAGGGTCCATACCGTGTGCAAGGTGACTTTGTCTTGGATGGCAACGCGCAGTCCCCCGATATATCTCGCCACTTGCTGGCACTCAGTCTCGGAAAGATTATTCCGAGAATTCAATCGATAAAACTCTTCCGTATATTCATTGGTAGTCCTTGCACCCTGCTTGCAGTTCTGGTATTGCTGATACAAGAGTTGTTCATAGTCTGGCAGGAGGAATCGTTCTCTCATCAACCTCTTCATTTTGGACCATACACGGACATGCTGCTTGCCTTGGCGCCTTCGGTTGTTTTGCGTTTGCTCCACCACGCCGATGCTCCACCCCTTAATTTGTAAGCTACTAACTTTACTTGTTGGTTTTCTCGTATTTGCATGTAGTCGAAAAAATTTTCCACTTCCGACAGCCAATCGAGAAAACTTTCAACATGAAGATGACCGTTGAAACATGGcaaattaattttgattttgaagttGGTATTGCCATCACGACCCCTATGATTCCCTCCTTCCACTAAGTTTCCGAATTCTTCATACTGGAGGAATCATCTCCACCTCGGTTTAGTGGTGGACGCCTGGGTCCCCTTCCTCCACCTGGATGAGCCCCATCTCCTTGCCTTTCATTTTGGTCCCTATTACCCTCCATATGGACATTGGTGATGGAATTTTGAATGTCTTGTAACATGCGTTCAATCCCCTCAAATCGTTGCTGGTTTTGTTCGTTCTGAGTTTGGATAGAGTTCCAAAGGGCTTGCGCACTGAGGTCCTCATTCCTGTGTTGGTTGCCTTCGTTTCTTGCCATTGAGCCAGGCGAGACCTTGCTCCAATGCCAATTGACGTAGCAGAAACGTACCAATGAAGAAAATCCGGGAAGAGCTGTGTCTTCCCAATGTTACGAGCCAcaagttttattgataaaacTCTGTAAACTTTTACAATATTCAAGGATACCTCATTCATCCCACATTCGAGTCTCTTATACGGAAATAAACAATTacagaaagaaacaaaaagaaacaactAAGGAAACTTAtttagaaaaggaaataatattgaaaaagaaataacaattaaTGACACTTTATTCAAAGGAAATAAAATCTGCAATGATCCTTATATGACGTTATTAACGACCTCCTCTGTTTATGGCCTCAAGTCTTTTGTTTATTTCGGTAAGTCGCTTGTTGTGCTTGCGTCAATCATGTTTGCTGCATCAGGTTGCTTTCGTCAATCATGCTTGCTGcatcaaaagaaaatgatatgtgAAAAGTTATATTATGATATTCAAAGCTAATTTAACCTATCCACAGcataataaatcaaattgaATAAAACTAATGAGAAATTCAAAATCTTAGGTCATCCCTTGTGTTGCATCTCACATCATGAATCTCTCTTAATGATTCTAGTACAGAGTAGACAAAAACAAAGATtattaaatcactaaacttGCATATATGCGTTTACTCGAAATGCCAATTAAAtcactaaatatttttaaaactataattaaaTAGTTGCTATTTATCTTTGAATGAGATAAAGAGGATGTTATTTCCCTTTTAAAGAACTCTAAAatcaaaaatgatattttccaatttcttaagatttttgtttattgattgaACATGTGAGGACGTAATATACATTAGGCCCACCCTATCACTAAAAGACATaatatgagagagggagagatgacaAGAAGGGACATGAAGGGACAATAAGGTGAGGGTGTCAAGAGATAAAAGGCAAGAGGGTATCCGGAGAAaatgggagagggagaggagggCCAACACGCAAAAGTAAAGCATGACTCACCTTGCAGGGGCACGTGGAAAGAGGCATCAAATAAAGGGGGACTGCCAGACGACTAAAAGGGGGTTTCTTCTTCGACTTATTCTTCAACCTCTTGAGAGGAAGTTTCGTCGATTGTATAttctttagaaaatatatttaagatctTCATtatacagtgagaaatgagaggctatGAAAGACTAATAAGAATATTGTAATAGATTTCTCTTCCTCAAACGTCAATAGATATATGCATTATGCCGAATTATGTAAATCTTTATGTCTATCTCTCTTTACTTTAtttgcatttattttctttttactgtaATAGAAATACGCATTGGCACCATATAGCTGCATCAGACCACTACCAGGGCACTAGACCATGCCGATCGAGGTCTGAATCGTCATAGCAGGTCGGAAATTACTATTTCTCCCATTTCGACTTGTTGTGCGATTTTCATGCATCAACAAAACTTTTATAGACGAGACACATAATTatcaatattctcaaaatttatcaaaatttgattcccaaatattattcaaagtctcaaatacaaaatatttattaattttaaatttttaactttttaatctaatcattatctaaacacaaaactcaatacaacttctacaaaattaaaaataatattaaaaacttatattcaaataatttttaaattttatagtatttttatgcaattttttttattatgtaatttctaaaattaattcaaacatttaaattaaaacaattttattactatataaatcacgaGATACTCCAAATACCCAGACTACCCCGTAAATCTCAAGACGTGTCGGCGGCTGCGACAAGGCGTGGGAAGCACAGCGAAGCACGACGCGAATCAGCGACTGGGCTGCAGTCTGCAGATAAGCTATTGGAGTGAACTTTTGACGAATTCAAAGTCCAACCAAAAACAATTCAGAAGCGGCTCTCTCGTCCGCGGTCGAAAGGGGAAGAAAGGCAAAAATGGACTTCATTCAAACCGTATCCGCCCCAGATTTCCACCCAACCCCTCAAGATCCGGGCGAGCTCTCGACTCCTTCCCTACCATATTCCAGGTTAATATCAGTTCCGCGTTTCAAGAATTTGAGCTTTGGTTGTAGGCGTAGCTTTTAACGTGATTGTTTGAAAAGAAGCAACCATGGAAGTGCTTTTATTCTTTTCGACACTGCAATGAAGTTTGTCTGCAGTCACCGATATACTGTTTCCCAATCCACTAGAAATGCCTTTTCTTGTGCTTTTATTCTGCCACTTTTGAATTCAAtagaaaaaatactttaacGAATTACCTCTGCAGCCAAAGGTATGAAGTGGATTGCATATCCGCAAGAAAAACCCAGAAAGCTGGCCGAGAGAAATTGAGGAGGGATCGACTAAACGAGCAGTTTGTGGAGTTGGGAAATGTTGTAGGTAATAATGCTGCTCTCTTTATTGTTCAACGCAATTTAATTGTCATCTAATTACTACCGTCGTAATATGCAAATTAGTGTTTGAATAACAAgaaactctcatctcatctcaatatatgaataccacaaacacaaataattttcaaatccaaatatttaatttttcatctaattattataattttttcaaaatttaaaataaaacataaaaaaaaaatttaacattttcaaattccaaaacaaaaattatattctaactatattttaactttaaaatatttttatttaacattttctctcttattttctaaaattttataaacatcttaactcaaattgtttcactactattaataaattattttattattatttataaatcatctcatctcatctcatcatccaaacgAGACTGCTACATCTCTAAAAATATCCCATATATAAATAGTAGGAGCTAGCGTGTTCTTTAAGCTGTTATCTTGCGGCATCAGCGTTCTTTGGTTTGACTCTTCACGAAACAATATAATTATGCACCGTCAAAATGGCTATTATACCATCTATTTGATAATGACATAAGGTAGACAATAAAGTCGCAAATTAAGTCCCAattaagagatgagatgaggtgaaatGAGtcgagataatttgtaaatagtagtaaaacttgtgagttaaaatttatgaataataataaataatagtgagatgaattaTCTCTCAATCCAAAATGGCTCTAATGCCTAACTTTAGGATTTCTAAACTTGACTTCAGACTCTCTTCAGTTCACATTTTTGGTATATTCCGAATATTGCCGAGAAGACTACTTATTTGgatatatcttttaaaattgaaagcATTGTTTCATCAGTTATTCGATTTCAGTATTATGGATCATGGGTCTTATTGGTGTAGAGTCGCAATGTGTAAAGTCCTAACCTATATTGGATTTTGAGCAGCCTTTACACTAATTTAAATTAGGTTTTAAGCCCGTACCAAACTTATATATTAAGCTTTACTATGAATTCTTGAAGAGTGATTACAATGTAGTAATCCACCACTGAAACTGTTTAAGGACGAGTTCTTTACTTTATTTGGTCAAGTTTTGCATTGAATGTGAAAATCATGTTCATAGAATGGGTATAATTTTAGCTATATTTATGGGAGCTGCCTTTGTTCAACACAAACTTAATACATACATGCCAAGCGTTTAGTTGCTTTTGATTGTAATTTCTGGTGGTCATGTACCTTTTGGCCAGAAGCATGACAAAAATATATGGTGACTTTAAAATGCAGATCCTAGCagacccaaaaatgataaatcaacCATTCTAGTTGATACGATTCAAGTGCTGAAGGACCTTGCATCTCAAATCAACAAACTCAAAGCGGAGTGTTCTACACTGACTGAAGAATCCCATGAGGCATTCCTTTTATCAATTTGTCTTGATGTATATGCTGTGAGCTGTGGAGTTCATCAGTGAGGTTCtgacagtatttttttttatttttgaggtaTATAGTTGATGCAGGAGAAAAATGATCTTAGAGAAGAAAAGGCATCTCTTAAATCTGATATCGAGAACCTTAATGTCCAATGTCAGCAGAGACTGGGGGCGATGTTCCCATGGGCTGCAATTGATCACTCTGTTGTCATGGGCCCACCATCTTATCAGTTTCCAGTACCAATGCCGATGCCTCCGGGGCCAATTCCAATGCATCCGTCTATGCAGCCTTACCCCTTCTTTGGAAATCAGAATCCTGGGCTCATTCCAAACCCCTGCTCAACTTTTGTTCCATATGTACCTCCAAATACCTCGGTCGAACGGTCTGCCCGGCATGCATCTCCACGTAACCGATCCCCCATCTTGGATAAACAAGATTCAAGATGCAAGTCATCTGGGAAGAGCAAGACTGGGGAAAGTGAGGATTCCGATAATGTTGCTACAAACCTGGAGTTGAAGACTCCTGGATCTACTGAAGATCAGGTCAGTTGCAGCCTTTTTAGATTGACATATTAGCATTGCACTTAactatcaaattttaaataattgatattaatgtAACTGTTTCACAGGATTTGTCACCAGAACCAAAAAATTCTAGGAAGCGTTGGAGGGAGGAAAACAGTGTAACTGAAGGGAGTTCTTCAAGTAGGTCTTCTTCCTCGGTACAGGATAGCTCTTCCAATATCGTGGTTGGTGGAATAGCTGATGAATGAAAACTGGTAAAGACTAAAAACAAGAGCAAGAAAAGAGAACTAGGTTTTATTCCATTTCTTCATGTACACCATCAATCTCCTTGTCTTATTTATTGTGTAGTTTTTTCTGATTAacttttattacttatcaaaaaaaattattgtgtcGTTTTCTGCTACCATTTTGTTTGATTCCAACATCATAGCAGAAAAAATGTTATGCAATCacatccacaaaaaaaaaaaaaattaacaagaacGAAATGGAGATGGACTCACGGACTTACGAGGATAAAGATTTTTCTCACTTTATATAAATGGGGGGATCCTCCCAATCTCAGCATTctcttatgaaaaattctattcctaagcctcatacaccacacaccatcatttttataatttttttaattttattctcttactaaatgtgtagtatataaattatgagtataataattcaattattttaagaataataaaatcaaaaaaaactttaaaaaaatttaaaaaaaataaaaaaattttggtgtgtggtgtatgggcttatgaatagcaatgctcttcTCTTATACAGGGTCACTGTTcgcaattgaaaaaaaaaatatgttgaagTGCTGCCTCGAACTACTGCAAAGTTTCTTCAATAGTCAATACTAGATTTCTAGCTAGGCCTCTTTTGCACTTTGCAGTACTTGAAAGAGCCTAGTCCAATATCCAAGACGCCttccataaaaaaagaaagatttctATGATCTGGAGGTGTTTTCCGGGCACTTTATTGCCTAATATGATGCAGGCCGAAGCAATTTTCTCTTTCAAGCAATTCTGAATTTTGGGTTTTTGCGGTGCATCACCTTGCCTGAAGGCCACAAATATGATGGGCAGATTTGGTCTCTGTTGTCCCCTTCTTCTGGGCAAGGGAAGAAGTGCCTTGTAGCCTGTTTGTTCAAAGATGAAAAACTCAGCAGGTTGGTCTGTCTGTATTACATTTATTATGGTATACCAATCATAAAATAACCAACAGTTGGCTTATAGGACAACATGATGGTAAAGTTATTTATATTGTCTAAGATGGCATTTACCTTTTGATTTGTTTAAATCAGATTGGTttagttgttgttttttttttcctgttaatGCAAATGAAGTCCTCTTGTGGAAAAAGAGTacttggttttttatttttatccagGGTTTGTGGGGATCATACAATGCAACGATTATATTGTGCCTTTATACATGGTCAGTAATTACTTCTCTCCGGAATTTCAAGAGCTATAGCGGAGGATTTATTGAGGTCCTTATGGTCGGTAGCATTGATAATTTAGAATGCTAGGAGTACATAAATACACAGACGCTAGTCATACCAGTCAGTGGTTTGCTCGACAGATAAATCtactaagagcattagtattgacTTAGTCAAAtatcttttcatctttaaatttagttaatatcGCTACGATAATTCTATcgttcttttcaaatatgaaatatacTGAAATAAatctaaatgtatttttttattatatttcgatACTCTTCCCGcggctcttcttcttccctcctTCTCTATCACGTTATATTTCGCCTAGTCCTGCTCTACTGCCGCCCGAGCGGTATTTATGGCTCATTCCCTTTTCACTTTCTTCTGGACATTCTCTCCAGCACGGCTcattccttctctctctctgtcggCAGCTTCTCTCCAGCACGACAAACCAACAACACGGTAAAATTCGAAATCTTAATCTTGATTTTGctcttaaaattttgttatatgttattttgttatattttgagattattatattatagatataagatttttatagattgtacatatgagattttatcatctatatacatataagattattatgttataaattattagattgtgaaaatgaaaatgaatataattgttaGAGATTATGAAAGATtacgaaaataaaatataaaagtaattaaataataaaaattaattaaagaaatataaataataaaaaataataatattttattattataaagaatataataattaatctaatataaaatttaaatattaagtaattatttaaaaattaaaaaattacatattcttcaaattttaaaaaattttaaagattgagATGAGCAATGACAACAGATTTAGAGCAGAAAGCCAAGCTGAATATGCTAGTCTTTGCCTGCACAGGGTTTGGATGGCTATAGCCTATATCCAGCCAATGGTGCCGAATGGATGCAGGGAAATGGCTTGATTGATGTGCTTTATTCTACTCAATtaattctgtattttttttaattcattttaaccaatctcatctaatcattataagttataatttttttaaatttttatgtaaaatgtaaaataaaataaataatttaatttttttaaatattaaaataaaaataatattaaaaaaatatattttaataatattttatttaatttttaattttaatctcaatttattccatctgtaaaaaaaaaaacaagattgtTACCCTATCAGTATCCTTCAATATTTTGATAAGGAAAACGaaggataaaaaattattaaacttttcGATAATCTTAACTTTATACTCAATAGTATTAACAttatgtttattaaaaaaaaatcattatggaAGAGtctcaaaatatgaaatattattgatatgagtaatgatagatatatttttaggGTGTGTaagttttttacatttatttaaaaaaaatggggtcAAATCATtcgaaaaataattttttttatgtgatactactttttttataaataatgcaCGAAATTTATACatcttaaaactgtaaatatcatctCTTTATCAATCAAGTGGTGCTCCATATACTTACaacttttatttacatttttacttacaagatttattttgtcagttttgtttttaaattcaaattttgaatatcaaattttatcattttaacatATCATTAACTGACACGtggagaaataaaatttttataaatttttttaagtacaaataacatttttcttatcaatATATATCTTGCCAGTCAACATAGCAAAATTAACAAATCTATGTtcaataaatctaatttttattcaaattgaaCTCTCTGGAAATGAGACACAAATCCTTGTATACCTATCCTATAAAAGTAGTGATAAACACATAACATTTTATATCACACTTTTTATCACACTTTTCAcaacatatgttataaaataaaattatttttataaaatgatattaattttataaggtattttataaaaatattcccccttttaaaacattattatatagaatgttgtataaattattgtgtgtttattatttttcatccttTAATGGcttgttaaattaaatttaaacctAGACCCAATCGGAACCGCACCCGGAAACACGTCACAGAGTCCGACCACATTAGTTCGTTCCACTTCCACTTGTAAAAGACCAAATCCAGGGTCCAGACTCCAAACCCGGTTCAATAGTCTCTTTCCCTCAGTTTCTCGCTCACGCAACGCTTTCCCGGAAACtgaacaaagaaaacaaaagacgGACACATATACACCTGCGCAAAACCCTCATGAGGGCGCAGCGAACGTCGATCCACGCCGTGTCAACATGGGTGCGGCGACAGCCGCCGAAAATGAAGGCCTTCTTGGCCGTGGTCTCGGGCATGGCGGCGCTGGTTCTGCTCCGATTCATCGTCCACGACCACGACAACCTCTTCGTCGCCGCAGAGGCCGTTCACTCTATCGGAATCTCCGTGCTCATCTACAAGCTCATGAAGGAGAAGACTTGTGCTGGTAAAGTTCAACACTTTTTCCCTTTGCGTTTCTGGTGATTTTTTcctgtttggtttttgttgaaCTGATGAGAAAACGTGGGAATTTCcggattttaatttattctgatctggataaaaatgattttttgataatGCAAGTTGTTTTCCCCTTATTTTGTTAACTACTGCCCGGTGTGAGTTATAGGCAATTTTATAGGTCTGATTGAATgggtttttattgttttaattaccgttttctactttttttaattggGTATATTAAGTTCGGAAAACTAAAGTTCCATAtgtaaatattgtttttctttttgatatcTCCTAACTTTGCCGATTCAACTGAGAGCTCCAagttaatttcttattttttggttCCTATGCTTTAATGGCTCATCCAATTCCCATCTCATGGGCAGGCAATAGAATtgttttactgataaaaaaaattgtaattgcCACCAAAATTAGCAGGCACAGTATGTTAAAATCTCATGATTGTCATTATTTGAAAGAATGGACTATGTATATACACATGCATACAGACGCCCATGTATATTCTGAGAAGGTACATTGAAGATGAATAACTGTGTTAAGCCCTGTACTGTTCAACAAGGTCAGATTCGTGCGTTATCCCTTTTTTAACTGTTCTGTAAAATGAGAgatttaatatgtattaagtttTGAATTAAGTACTCATCAAATTGTATAATCTCAGGCCTAGGCCTAAAGGCTAAGAGGATGTTATAAAATCAAGTGATTAAGACTTGCATTTTAGATTATTGAAGGTGAagaaactttttataaataggtTAATATTGTGAGGTTTGCCATTATTAATTTTGTGGTTGCTTTAATACTTACATCTGGATTATACGTTACAACTCAAGATTTATCACTTCTACAAGACTGTAGTTATATACCAAAACATAAGATTCGCAAGGAAATAAGTGTTAGAAGGTTTTCCCGATGCTGCACATCTCTGTTTTGCTGCCTTCTCTTAGGGCCTTTTGACATAACCATTTTAAATTGGCTTTTAATGATGTGTAGGACTATCTCTCAAGTCTCAGGAATTAACAGCGATTTTTTTAGCTGTTAGGCTGTACTGCAGTTTTGTTATGGAATATGATATACACACCCTCCTTGATTTAGCTACATTGGCAACAACCTTGTGGGTTATTTATATGATCCGCTTTAAACTGAAATCTAGTTACATGGAGGACAAAGACAACTTTGCAATATACTATGTGGTGAGTTTTCCTCCTGATTCACTTTTATAGAAAATGTgtcattttgtttaatttttgtttcgTTTCTTTAACCTTTCCTCTAAACATAATATCCTGGTATTTTAACTTGGATGCAGGCGGTTCCCTGTGCTGTGTTAGCTTTGCTTATTCATCCATCAACTTCTCACCATTTTGTGAATAGAATCTTCTGGGCATTCTGTGTCTATCTGGAAGCCGTTTCAGTTCTACCCCAGTTGCGGGTGATGCAGAATACAAAGGTACAATTTTTTTACGAGTCAGATGTTTTTGAGGTTTTTCATATGAATAGATGTTATAGCCTATGTAATTCATTTTACTTCTTTACTTCCAGATTGTTGAACCATTCACTGCACATTATGTGTTTGCTTTGGGTGTGGCAAGGTTCTTGAGCTGTGCCCATTGGGTTCTTCAGGTTTGATCT carries:
- the LOC109006568 gene encoding transcription factor bHLH121-like; its protein translation is MDFIQTVSAPDFHPTPQDPGELSTPSLPYSSQRYEVDCISARKTQKAGREKLRRDRLNEQFVELGNVVDPSRPKNDKSTILVDTIQVLKDLASQINKLKAECSTLTEESHELMQEKNDLREEKASLKSDIENLNVQCQQRLGAMFPWAAIDHSVVMGPPSYQFPVPMPMPPGPIPMHPSMQPYPFFGNQNPGLIPNPCSTFVPYVPPNTSVERSARHASPRNRSPILDKQDSRCKSSGKSKTGESEDSDNVATNLELKTPGSTEDQDLSPEPKNSRKRWREENSVTEGSSSSRSSSSVQDSSSNIVVGGIADE
- the LOC109006567 gene encoding ER lumen protein-retaining receptor erd-2.2-like isoform X2 — translated: MRAQRTSIHAVSTWVRRQPPKMKAFLAVVSGMAALVLLRFIVHDHDNLFVAAEAVHSIGISVLIYKLMKEKTCAAVRLYCSFVMEYDIHTLLDLATLATTLWVIYMIRFKLKSSYMEDKDNFAIYYVAVPCAVLALLIHPSTSHHFVNRIFWAFCVYLEAVSVLPQLRVMQNTKIVEPFTAHYVFALGVARFLSCAHWVLQVLDSRGHLLVALGYGLWPSMVLISEIVQTFILADFCYYYVKSVFGGQLVLRLPSGVV
- the LOC109006567 gene encoding ER lumen protein-retaining receptor erd-2.2-like isoform X1, which produces MRAQRTSIHAVSTWVRRQPPKMKAFLAVVSGMAALVLLRFIVHDHDNLFVAAEAVHSIGISVLIYKLMKEKTCAGLSLKSQELTAIFLAVRLYCSFVMEYDIHTLLDLATLATTLWVIYMIRFKLKSSYMEDKDNFAIYYVAVPCAVLALLIHPSTSHHFVNRIFWAFCVYLEAVSVLPQLRVMQNTKIVEPFTAHYVFALGVARFLSCAHWVLQVLDSRGHLLVALGYGLWPSMVLISEIVQTFILADFCYYYVKSVFGGQLVLRLPSGVV